A single Pseudomonas sp. DC1.2 DNA region contains:
- the yaaA gene encoding peroxide stress protein YaaA: MLMVISPAKTLDYETPPATQRFTQPQYLDHSQELISQLRELTPAQISQLMHVSDKIGGLNAARFGSWTPAFTPDNAKQALLAFKGDVYTGLNAQTFSEADFDYAQRHLRMLSGLYGLLRPLDLMQPYRLEMGTKLANARGKDLYAFWGTRISEWLNEALADQGDDLLLNLASNEYFSSVKRSALNARIINTEFKDLKNGQYKIISFYAKKARGMMSRFVIEERINDPAALKQFDVQGYRYSAEHSKVDNLVFLRDHAPE; this comes from the coding sequence ATGCTGATGGTGATTTCACCCGCCAAGACCCTCGATTACGAAACACCGCCGGCGACCCAACGCTTCACTCAGCCACAGTATCTGGATCACTCCCAGGAGCTGATCTCGCAATTGCGCGAACTGACACCGGCGCAGATCAGCCAATTGATGCACGTCTCCGACAAGATCGGCGGCCTCAACGCCGCACGTTTCGGCAGTTGGACCCCGGCCTTCACCCCGGACAACGCCAAACAGGCGTTGCTGGCGTTCAAGGGCGACGTTTATACCGGCCTGAACGCACAAACCTTCAGCGAAGCCGATTTCGATTACGCCCAACGGCATTTGCGCATGCTGTCCGGCCTGTACGGCCTGCTGCGTCCTCTGGACCTGATGCAGCCGTATCGGCTGGAGATGGGCACCAAACTGGCCAACGCCCGTGGCAAGGACCTCTATGCCTTTTGGGGCACACGAATCAGCGAATGGCTGAACGAGGCTCTGGCCGATCAAGGTGACGACCTGCTACTGAACCTGGCGTCCAACGAGTATTTCTCGTCAGTCAAACGTAGCGCACTGAACGCACGCATCATCAATACCGAGTTCAAGGACCTGAAAAACGGTCAGTACAAAATCATCAGTTTCTATGCAAAAAAAGCACGCGGAATGATGAGCCGCTTCGTGATCGAGGAGCGCATCAACGACCCGGCAGCGCTCAAGCAATTCGATGTCCAGGGTTATCGCTACAGCGCCGAACACTCAAAAGTGGACAACCTTGTATTTTTGCGCGATCACGCTCCCGAATAA
- a CDS encoding MoaD/ThiS family protein — MKVTVKFFARYREALGVDSLKVEGDFVTVDDVRAVLAQRDGAEVLTEQNLMCARNEDLCQLDEAVVDGDEVAFFPTVTGG; from the coding sequence ATGAAGGTGACGGTGAAATTTTTCGCCCGTTACCGTGAAGCGTTGGGCGTGGACTCGCTCAAGGTCGAAGGCGATTTCGTTACGGTCGACGATGTGCGTGCAGTGCTCGCCCAGCGCGACGGTGCCGAGGTGCTGACCGAGCAGAACCTGATGTGTGCACGCAACGAAGACTTGTGCCAGCTTGATGAGGCGGTGGTCGATGGCGATGAAGTTGCCTTCTTTCCCACCGTGACCGGAGGCTGA
- a CDS encoding PhoH family protein encodes MDDHGRSPSSNLPILYVLDTNVLIHDPNALLNFEEHHVAIPMTVLEELDKLKSGHHSVAAECRQAIRLIDKTLGDASPEDVELGVPIQRGKSGPKGLLSILMSKRAEPNIILPEHLNDNIIINQLIDLHARDKELRLVLVTKDINMRLKARACGIAAEDYSTDQLVDDVSLLPNGYHNMTGSFWDRVSKVETRQDHGRTWHQVQLIDNLPAVHVNEFIIDEQGFVGWIKEIQVDKLLILDLHQEPLLHQEAWGLKPRDIYQSLALYALLDPDIHLVNLTGAAGSGKTILALAAAIEQTMVSKRYRRIIATRSVQGLDQEIGFLPGTEAEKMEPWLGAITDNLEALHMDDENTHGSVDYILSKVPLQFKSLNYIRGRSFQQSLILIDECQNLTPHQMKTIITRAGAGSKVVCLGNLAQIDTPYLSATSSGLTYLTERFKDFPNGVHITLQGVPRSILAEYAESHL; translated from the coding sequence ATGGATGATCACGGACGTAGCCCTTCTTCCAATCTGCCTATCCTATATGTACTCGATACCAACGTACTGATTCACGATCCAAATGCCCTGCTTAACTTTGAAGAGCACCACGTTGCGATCCCGATGACCGTGCTTGAGGAGTTAGACAAACTCAAGAGCGGGCATCACAGCGTTGCAGCCGAGTGCCGTCAGGCGATTCGCCTGATCGACAAGACCTTGGGCGATGCCAGCCCGGAAGACGTCGAACTCGGTGTGCCAATCCAGCGCGGCAAGAGTGGGCCCAAGGGCTTGCTGTCAATTCTGATGAGCAAGCGTGCCGAGCCGAATATCATTCTGCCCGAGCATCTGAACGACAACATCATCATCAACCAGTTGATCGACCTGCACGCGCGCGACAAGGAATTGCGTTTGGTGCTGGTGACCAAAGACATCAACATGCGCCTCAAGGCTCGGGCATGCGGGATTGCAGCCGAGGACTACAGCACCGACCAATTGGTCGATGACGTATCGCTGCTGCCCAACGGATACCACAACATGACGGGCTCGTTCTGGGACCGTGTAAGCAAGGTCGAAACCCGCCAGGACCATGGTCGAACTTGGCACCAGGTGCAATTGATCGACAATCTGCCGGCGGTGCATGTCAACGAGTTCATTATCGACGAGCAGGGGTTTGTGGGTTGGATCAAAGAGATTCAGGTCGACAAACTGTTGATCCTCGACCTGCATCAGGAGCCCCTGTTGCACCAGGAAGCCTGGGGCCTGAAACCGCGTGACATTTATCAGAGCCTGGCGCTGTATGCCTTGCTCGATCCAGACATTCATCTGGTCAACCTGACCGGTGCGGCCGGCTCGGGTAAAACCATTCTGGCGCTGGCGGCGGCGATTGAGCAAACGATGGTCAGCAAGCGTTACCGGCGCATCATCGCAACCCGCAGCGTACAAGGCCTGGACCAGGAGATCGGCTTTCTACCCGGCACTGAAGCGGAAAAAATGGAGCCTTGGCTGGGCGCCATTACCGACAACCTGGAAGCCTTGCACATGGATGACGAAAACACCCATGGCAGTGTCGATTACATCCTCAGCAAAGTGCCGTTGCAGTTCAAATCCCTCAACTACATTCGGGGTCGCAGCTTCCAGCAGAGTCTGATTTTGATCGACGAGTGCCAAAACCTGACGCCGCACCAGATGAAAACCATCATCACCCGTGCCGGCGCCGGTTCCAAGGTGGTGTGCCTGGGTAACCTGGCGCAGATCGATACCCCTTACCTGTCCGCGACCAGCTCGGGACTGACGTACCTTACTGAACGCTTTAAAGACTTCCCTAACGGTGTACACATCACCCTGCAAGGGGTGCCTCGCTCGATTCTGGCTGAATACGCTGAATCGCATTTGTAA
- a CDS encoding alginate biosynthesis protein Alg44 — MNTAVNTNVVHESEAQRQHARVKIPAKLRFFGTSGAPIEARVEDLSAGGLCFNAGTQKALTLGEVHKARLQFVIDNLGLAMDVELQIRSYDRQTGRTGCQFQNLEPQDISTLRHLITSHLAGDIVSMGEVLATLQRDNFTKARKVKDGGHGMTPFGRLRAVTFSLAIFLVGLAAFGFIFKSVYGMYFVSHAQAGIVSVPGMNITMPRDGTVQSLIKADGVAAKGAPLATFSTSMLDVLKGHLDEDQLQPAKVEELFGKQMTGTLTSPCDCTVAQQLVADGQYANKGDVIFQLVPRNSEANVEARFAYRQFGDVRPGTPVRFQIAGEEQTRTGKIVSSTSLKSADLSSDIRVQIKPDEPLNTNLAGRPVEVSSDRGPNLNWLIDKAMAAGL; from the coding sequence ATGAATACTGCTGTGAACACCAACGTAGTGCATGAATCCGAAGCCCAGCGCCAACACGCCCGTGTGAAAATTCCGGCCAAACTGCGCTTTTTCGGGACCTCTGGCGCGCCCATTGAAGCGCGGGTGGAAGACCTCTCCGCCGGTGGCCTGTGCTTCAACGCCGGGACCCAAAAAGCGCTGACCCTCGGTGAAGTGCATAAAGCACGCCTGCAATTTGTCATCGACAACCTGGGCCTGGCGATGGATGTGGAGTTGCAGATCCGCTCCTACGATCGCCAGACCGGTCGCACCGGATGCCAGTTCCAAAACCTGGAACCGCAAGACATCTCAACCCTGCGTCACCTGATCACTTCCCATTTGGCCGGCGACATCGTCAGCATGGGGGAAGTGCTGGCAACGCTACAGCGCGACAACTTCACCAAGGCGCGCAAGGTCAAGGATGGCGGCCACGGCATGACCCCGTTCGGGCGTCTGCGCGCCGTGACGTTCAGCCTGGCGATCTTCCTCGTCGGCCTCGCGGCGTTCGGTTTTATTTTCAAGTCGGTGTACGGCATGTACTTCGTCAGCCATGCCCAGGCTGGCATCGTCAGCGTACCGGGGATGAACATCACCATGCCCCGGGATGGCACCGTGCAAAGCCTGATCAAAGCCGACGGCGTCGCTGCCAAAGGCGCACCGCTGGCAACGTTCAGTACCAGCATGCTCGATGTGCTCAAGGGGCACCTGGACGAGGATCAACTGCAACCGGCCAAGGTTGAAGAACTGTTCGGCAAGCAAATGACCGGCACCCTGACGTCGCCGTGCGATTGCACCGTGGCCCAGCAACTGGTCGCCGACGGTCAGTACGCCAACAAAGGTGACGTGATCTTCCAACTGGTGCCGCGTAACAGCGAAGCCAATGTTGAAGCACGCTTCGCCTATCGCCAGTTCGGCGACGTGCGCCCAGGGACCCCGGTACGCTTTCAGATCGCCGGCGAAGAACAGACCCGCACCGGCAAAATCGTCAGCAGCACCAGCCTGAAAAGCGCCGACCTGTCCTCCGATATTCGCGTCCAGATCAAGCCTGATGAGCCGCTGAACACCAACTTGGCCGGACGCCCGGTGGAAGTGAGCAGTGATCGTGGCCCGAACCTGAACTGGCTGATCGACAAAGCCATGGCTGCCGGTCTTTAA
- a CDS encoding polysaccharide deacetylase family protein, which translates to MRIVFLLAAWLLSVGALAGPADLATLDRSTWPEHLTSPTLFDVASRAEILMFSRVLLASESLDEAALAQRLGLRTINLESVNNLRQRLWQRLLANYNFAQQSCDQDASFCFLVEDLPTLREQAAKFQVSDESYYIKWAEPSRLFHAQYLDEQLRKAALFPQTSSEIDRFGDYERNGDEMNDRLFLLTFDSAANASPDNTGWVADYLRKSNMSGTFFVLGKDIQTRLAERSVASLQATYSGQCIGVQGWEFRSHSHWQDWQDSVRRSVELVKSKLPENYVPLFRPPDGQRRADAEDFFTSQGLQVALWDIDAQDGAGKLKARQSAQRVLTLMLLWRHGVINFNVKQDGVKTEMPWLITQTAQSGIGWEDCQDAFR; encoded by the coding sequence TTGCGTATCGTTTTTCTATTGGCCGCTTGGCTGCTGAGCGTCGGTGCCCTGGCGGGGCCCGCTGATTTGGCGACGCTGGATCGCAGCACCTGGCCCGAACACTTGACCAGCCCGACGCTGTTCGACGTAGCGTCTCGCGCCGAGATCCTCATGTTCTCCCGGGTGCTCCTGGCCAGTGAGTCGCTCGATGAAGCGGCGCTGGCCCAGCGCCTTGGGCTGCGTACCATCAACCTGGAGTCGGTCAACAACCTGCGCCAGCGTTTGTGGCAGCGGCTGCTGGCCAATTACAACTTCGCCCAGCAGAGCTGTGATCAGGACGCGTCTTTTTGTTTCCTGGTCGAAGACTTGCCGACGCTCCGAGAGCAGGCGGCGAAATTTCAGGTCAGCGACGAGAGCTACTACATCAAGTGGGCCGAGCCGAGCCGACTGTTCCACGCTCAATACCTGGACGAGCAGTTGCGCAAGGCTGCGCTGTTTCCGCAAACCAGCAGCGAAATCGATCGTTTTGGTGACTACGAGCGCAACGGCGATGAGATGAACGACCGGCTGTTCCTGTTGACCTTCGACAGTGCGGCCAACGCCAGTCCGGACAATACCGGGTGGGTGGCCGATTACCTGCGCAAGTCGAACATGAGTGGCACCTTTTTCGTCCTGGGCAAGGACATCCAGACTCGACTGGCTGAGCGTTCGGTCGCCAGCCTGCAAGCAACCTATTCCGGGCAGTGCATCGGTGTGCAAGGCTGGGAGTTTCGCTCGCACAGTCACTGGCAAGACTGGCAGGACTCGGTGCGGCGCAGCGTCGAGCTGGTGAAAAGCAAGCTGCCAGAGAATTACGTGCCGCTGTTCCGTCCGCCCGACGGCCAGCGGCGGGCCGATGCCGAGGACTTCTTCACGTCTCAGGGCTTGCAGGTCGCGTTGTGGGACATCGATGCGCAGGACGGTGCCGGCAAGCTCAAGGCCCGCCAGAGCGCGCAACGGGTATTGACCCTGATGTTGTTGTGGCGCCACGGGGTGATTAATTTCAATGTGAAGCAGGACGGGGTCAAGACGGAGATGCCTTGGCTGATCACGCAAACGGCGCAAAGCGGGATCGGATGGGAAGACTGTCAGGACGCATTTCGCTGA
- a CDS encoding nucleotide sugar dehydrogenase has translation MRISIFGLGYVGAVCAGCLSARGHDVIGVDVAKDKIDMINAGKSPIVEPGLGELLAKGIETGRLRGTTHFAEAIRDTDVSMICVGTPSKKNGDLELNYIEAVCREIGFVLRDKTSRHTIVVRSTVLPGTVANVVIPILEDCSGKKAGVDFGVAVNPEFLRESTAIADYDLPPMTVIGEFDTASGDVLQALYEELDAPIIRKDIAVAEMIKYTCNVWHATKVTFANEIGNIAKAVGVDGREVMEVVCQDKTLNLSQYYMRPGFAFGGSCLPKDVRALTFRAGSLDVDAPLLNSLMRSNVSQVQNAFDIVESHDKRKVALLGLSFKAGTDDLRESPLVDLAEMLIGKGYDLSIYDSNVEYARVHGANRDYIESKIPHVSSLLNADFDEVINNSDVIILGNRDEKFRALAEQAPHGKQVVDLVGFMSKATSVSGRTEGICW, from the coding sequence ATGCGCATCAGCATATTTGGTTTGGGTTACGTCGGTGCAGTCTGTGCCGGTTGCTTGTCTGCACGTGGCCATGACGTCATCGGCGTTGATGTGGCCAAAGACAAGATCGATATGATCAACGCTGGTAAATCGCCGATCGTTGAACCGGGTCTCGGCGAGCTTTTGGCCAAGGGAATCGAGACCGGTCGTCTGCGCGGTACCACCCACTTCGCAGAAGCGATTCGCGACACCGACGTGTCGATGATCTGCGTCGGTACACCGAGCAAAAAGAACGGCGATCTGGAACTGAACTACATCGAAGCCGTGTGCCGCGAGATCGGTTTTGTCCTGCGTGACAAGACTTCCCGCCACACCATCGTGGTTCGCAGCACCGTGCTGCCGGGCACCGTCGCCAACGTCGTGATCCCGATTCTCGAAGACTGCTCCGGCAAGAAGGCCGGCGTCGACTTCGGCGTGGCGGTCAACCCTGAATTCCTGCGTGAAAGCACCGCGATTGCCGACTACGATTTGCCACCGATGACCGTCATCGGCGAGTTCGACACCGCCAGTGGCGACGTGCTGCAAGCGCTGTACGAAGAACTCGACGCGCCGATCATCCGCAAGGACATCGCGGTCGCCGAAATGATCAAGTACACCTGCAACGTGTGGCACGCCACCAAGGTGACCTTCGCCAACGAGATCGGCAACATCGCCAAGGCTGTCGGCGTTGATGGTCGCGAAGTGATGGAAGTGGTCTGCCAGGACAAAACCCTGAACCTGTCGCAGTACTACATGCGTCCGGGCTTCGCCTTCGGCGGCTCGTGCCTGCCCAAGGACGTTCGCGCCCTGACCTTCCGCGCAGGCTCCCTTGACGTTGATGCGCCGCTGCTTAACTCGCTGATGCGCAGCAACGTGTCGCAAGTGCAGAACGCCTTCGACATCGTCGAAAGCCACGACAAACGTAAAGTCGCCCTCCTGGGCCTGAGCTTCAAGGCCGGCACCGACGACCTGCGTGAAAGCCCGCTGGTGGATCTGGCAGAAATGCTGATCGGCAAGGGTTACGACCTGAGCATCTACGACAGCAACGTCGAATATGCCCGCGTTCACGGCGCAAACCGCGATTACATCGAGTCGAAAATTCCGCACGTTTCGTCGCTGCTCAATGCCGACTTCGACGAAGTCATCAACAACTCCGACGTCATCATCCTGGGCAACCGTGACGAGAAGTTCCGTGCGCTGGCGGAACAAGCGCCACACGGTAAGCAAGTGGTTGACCTGGTCGGTTTCATGTCCAAAGCCACCAGCGTGAGTGGCCGGACCGAAGGCATCTGCTGGTAA
- a CDS encoding helix-turn-helix transcriptional regulator, with the protein MTAPEQNPALDNFRAIADAIATLFFPHAEVVLHDLRTQKVDYIANNLSKRAIGEDSALQELLSGNVSERNIGPYEKLNWDGQKIRSLSSVLRDSDGHPLAVLCINLNISLFENAKAALDLFLSPSKLIPQPDSLFRDDWQERINTFLHAWLRERQLSLNVLTRDHKRELVLALHAEGAFKGKSASNYVANVLNMGRATVYKHLKELKELKG; encoded by the coding sequence ATGACTGCACCCGAACAAAACCCGGCCCTGGACAACTTCCGAGCGATCGCCGATGCGATCGCCACCTTGTTCTTTCCTCATGCCGAGGTGGTGCTGCATGACCTGCGCACGCAAAAGGTTGATTACATCGCCAACAATCTGTCCAAGCGTGCAATCGGTGAGGACTCCGCGCTGCAAGAGCTGCTTAGCGGCAACGTCAGCGAACGCAATATCGGTCCCTACGAAAAGCTCAATTGGGACGGCCAGAAGATTCGCAGCCTCAGCAGCGTGCTGCGTGACAGCGACGGCCATCCGCTAGCGGTGCTGTGCATCAATCTGAATATTTCGCTGTTCGAGAATGCCAAGGCGGCGCTGGACCTGTTTCTGTCGCCCAGCAAACTCATCCCGCAACCGGACTCTCTGTTTCGCGATGACTGGCAGGAGCGGATCAACACCTTCCTCCACGCCTGGCTACGCGAGCGCCAGCTAAGCCTGAATGTACTAACCCGTGACCACAAACGGGAACTGGTACTGGCGCTGCATGCCGAGGGCGCTTTCAAAGGCAAAAGCGCCTCCAACTATGTGGCCAATGTGCTGAACATGGGGCGGGCGACGGTGTACAAGCATTTGAAGGAATTGAAGGAATTGAAGGGCTGA
- a CDS encoding ABC transporter substrate-binding protein, with the protein MKKLPLITGLALSLLASSGLFAAEKTLRIGIEAAYPPFASKTAKGEIVGFDYDIGNALCAQMKAKCVWVEGEFDGLIPSLKVKKIDMALSSMTINEDRKKSVDFTHKYYFTSSRLVMKDGAEVDDQYASLKGKTVGVQRATTTDRYATEVFEPKGVSVKRYSNNEEIYMDLASGRLDAIFADTIPLNDFLSMPRGKGYAFVGPELKDPKYVGEGAGVAVRKGNTELVAELNKAIDGIRANGEYQKISDKYFKSDIYGD; encoded by the coding sequence ATGAAGAAACTCCCCCTGATTACCGGCCTGGCTCTGAGCCTGTTAGCGTCCAGCGGTCTGTTCGCTGCTGAGAAAACCCTGCGTATCGGTATCGAAGCGGCTTATCCGCCGTTTGCGTCGAAAACCGCTAAAGGCGAAATCGTCGGTTTTGACTATGACATCGGCAATGCGCTGTGCGCGCAGATGAAGGCCAAATGCGTGTGGGTCGAAGGCGAGTTCGACGGTCTGATTCCTTCCCTGAAAGTGAAGAAAATCGACATGGCGCTGTCGTCCATGACCATCAATGAAGACCGCAAAAAGTCGGTCGACTTCACCCACAAGTACTACTTCACGTCATCACGCCTGGTGATGAAGGACGGCGCGGAGGTCGATGACCAGTACGCCAGCCTCAAGGGCAAGACAGTCGGCGTGCAGCGTGCAACCACCACCGACCGTTACGCCACCGAGGTTTTCGAGCCCAAGGGTGTCAGCGTCAAGCGTTACAGCAACAACGAAGAGATCTACATGGACCTCGCGTCCGGTCGCCTCGATGCAATTTTCGCCGACACCATTCCGCTCAATGACTTCCTGTCGATGCCGCGTGGCAAAGGCTACGCGTTTGTCGGGCCGGAGTTGAAGGATCCGAAGTATGTCGGTGAGGGTGCCGGGGTAGCGGTGCGTAAAGGCAACACCGAGTTGGTGGCGGAACTGAACAAGGCCATTGACGGTATTCGAGCGAATGGTGAGTACCAGAAAATTTCAGACAAGTACTTTAAGTCCGACATCTATGGCGACTGA
- the moaC gene encoding cyclic pyranopterin monophosphate synthase MoaC, with the protein MLTHLDSQGRANMVDVTEKAVTFREATAQALVRMLPGTLQMIVSGGHPKGDVFAVARIAGIQAAKKTSDLIPLCHPLMLTGVKVELSAEGDDTVRIVARCKLSGQTGVEMEALTAASVAALTIYDMCKAVDRGMTIESVRLLEKVGGKSGHFQADLS; encoded by the coding sequence GTGCTGACTCATCTCGATTCTCAAGGTCGCGCCAATATGGTCGACGTCACCGAAAAAGCGGTCACGTTCCGTGAAGCGACGGCCCAAGCGCTGGTGCGCATGCTGCCTGGTACCCTGCAAATGATCGTCAGTGGCGGTCACCCCAAGGGTGATGTCTTCGCCGTGGCGCGGATCGCCGGTATTCAGGCGGCGAAGAAAACCAGTGATCTTATTCCTCTCTGTCACCCGCTCATGCTCACCGGCGTTAAAGTCGAACTCAGCGCCGAAGGCGACGACACCGTGCGCATCGTCGCGCGCTGCAAGTTGTCCGGGCAGACCGGCGTCGAAATGGAAGCCTTGACGGCCGCCAGTGTTGCGGCGCTGACCATCTATGACATGTGCAAGGCTGTGGATCGCGGCATGACCATCGAGAGCGTGCGGCTGCTGGAAAAGGTCGGCGGCAAGAGCGGTCATTTTCAGGCCGATCTGTCATGA
- the alg8 gene encoding mannuronan synthase gives MHRLKHGLLQAAGWLFYLSLLMGIAMVLPATTFDSESKDFIFLIGFIGIWRYSMGATHFLRGMLFLYVVYPHLRRKVRKLGNAADPSHVYLMVTSFRIDALTTAQVYSSVIREAIDCGLPATMVCSIVEMSDELLVKSLWARMNPPDRVKLDFVRIPGTGKRDGLAYGFRAISRHLPDDRAVVAVIDGDTVLAEGVVLKTVPWFQLFGNVGGLTTNEFCEVRGGYIMSEWHKLRFAQRHINMCSMALSKRVLTMTGRMSVFRASVVTDPDFIADVESDSLQHWRLGRFKFLTGDDKSSWFSLMRLGYDTFYVPDAAIHTVEHPPEKSFIKASRKLMFRWYGNNLRQNSRALGLGMKRLGLFTSVVLFDQRVSMWTSLLGLTVAIIASFKYGTAFILVYLLWIGITRLILTLLLSCSGHRIGPAYPAILYYNQIVGALVKIYVFFRLDQQSWTRQDTKLTRDLASFQRWFNTWSSRTMTFSAGSIFVAVLLLMV, from the coding sequence ATGCACAGGCTAAAGCACGGCCTACTTCAGGCCGCCGGTTGGCTGTTTTACCTCAGTTTATTGATGGGCATCGCCATGGTGTTGCCTGCCACGACGTTCGACTCCGAGTCGAAGGACTTTATCTTCCTGATCGGCTTCATCGGGATCTGGCGTTACTCGATGGGCGCTACGCATTTCCTGCGCGGCATGCTGTTTCTGTACGTGGTCTACCCACACCTGCGGCGCAAAGTGCGCAAGCTGGGCAACGCGGCAGACCCGTCCCATGTGTATCTGATGGTCACCAGTTTTCGCATCGACGCCCTGACCACCGCCCAGGTCTACAGCTCGGTGATTCGCGAAGCCATCGACTGTGGCCTGCCCGCCACCATGGTCTGCTCCATCGTCGAAATGTCCGATGAGCTGCTGGTGAAAAGCCTGTGGGCGCGGATGAATCCGCCGGACCGGGTCAAGCTCGATTTCGTGCGCATTCCGGGCACTGGTAAACGCGATGGCCTGGCCTATGGTTTTCGCGCCATTTCCCGCCACCTGCCGGACGACCGCGCCGTGGTGGCGGTGATTGATGGCGACACCGTGCTGGCTGAAGGCGTTGTGCTCAAGACCGTGCCGTGGTTCCAGCTGTTCGGCAATGTCGGCGGCCTCACCACCAACGAATTCTGCGAAGTACGCGGCGGCTACATCATGAGCGAATGGCACAAGCTGCGTTTCGCCCAGCGCCACATCAACATGTGTTCGATGGCCTTGTCAAAACGCGTCCTGACCATGACCGGGCGCATGTCAGTGTTTCGCGCCAGCGTGGTTACCGACCCGGATTTCATCGCTGACGTGGAAAGCGACTCGCTGCAACACTGGCGCCTGGGCCGCTTCAAGTTCCTTACCGGTGATGACAAATCGAGCTGGTTCAGCCTGATGCGCTTGGGCTATGACACTTTCTACGTGCCGGACGCCGCGATCCACACGGTGGAACACCCGCCCGAAAAGAGCTTCATCAAGGCCAGCCGCAAGCTGATGTTCCGCTGGTACGGCAACAACCTGCGCCAAAACTCCCGCGCCCTGGGCCTGGGAATGAAACGCCTCGGCTTGTTCACCTCGGTGGTGCTGTTCGACCAGCGTGTATCGATGTGGACCTCGTTGCTGGGCCTGACCGTGGCGATCATCGCCAGCTTCAAATACGGCACCGCATTCATCCTGGTTTACCTGCTGTGGATCGGCATCACCCGCCTCATTCTGACGCTGCTGCTGTCCTGCTCCGGTCACCGGATCGGCCCGGCTTACCCGGCCATTCTCTATTACAACCAGATCGTCGGTGCGCTGGTGAAGATCTACGTGTTCTTCCGCCTCGACCAACAATCCTGGACCCGACAAGACACCAAATTGACCCGTGATCTCGCCAGCTTTCAACGTTGGTTCAACACCTGGTCGTCTCGGACCATGACCTTCTCCGCCGGCAGCATTTTTGTCGCCGTGCTGCTGCTGATGGTCTGA
- the moaE gene encoding molybdopterin synthase catalytic subunit MoaE — translation MAIRVQPVPFDPGAEVNAMHAANVGVGAVVSFVGYVRDFNDGLDVAGMFLEHYPGMTEKALGKIALEAQQRWPLLKLEVLHRVGALEPGEPIVFVGAASAHRQAAFDACSFVMDYLKTRAPFWKKENTSDGPRWVEGRDSDHAAADRWNP, via the coding sequence ATGGCGATTCGCGTACAGCCTGTTCCGTTTGATCCGGGTGCTGAAGTCAACGCCATGCACGCCGCCAATGTCGGTGTCGGCGCGGTGGTGAGTTTTGTCGGCTACGTGCGTGACTTCAATGACGGCTTGGACGTTGCCGGGATGTTTCTTGAGCATTACCCAGGCATGACCGAAAAGGCCCTGGGCAAAATTGCCCTCGAAGCGCAACAGCGCTGGCCGTTGTTGAAGCTGGAAGTGTTACACCGCGTTGGTGCCCTTGAACCGGGCGAGCCGATCGTTTTCGTCGGCGCCGCCAGCGCCCACCGCCAGGCTGCGTTCGACGCCTGCTCATTTGTCATGGATTACCTGAAAACCCGCGCGCCGTTCTGGAAAAAGGAAAACACCAGTGACGGGCCACGATGGGTGGAAGGCCGCGACAGTGATCATGCGGCGGCGGATCGCTGGAATCCGTAA